Genomic segment of Vitis riparia cultivar Riparia Gloire de Montpellier isolate 1030 chromosome 19, EGFV_Vit.rip_1.0, whole genome shotgun sequence:
TGAAAGGACAATATGCATATACCAAGTACTCTAGTTCGCGAATTAGAGTGTCTTCAAGCACTGATCAAGCATTATCTTACAAGTTCAGAAATAGATGAATAAGTCCCTAAAACCCCAGCAAATGTTCCAAATAGAATTATCCCCCAAATGCCTATCTGCTCACAGTTCCAACCCCAATTGAGATCAGAAATCTTCAAGTAACACAAGCATGGGAGCAGAAAAGAAGCCGAAACGACAAAAATTGATCCAACAATTGCCATCAGGGACTCGTAATAGGGAAAATAATATGCCACAATAGCTGTGCTAAACAGCAATGCTACTCTTATAAATAATCTAACAGCTCTCTTATTCTTGTAATTTTCTGAAATCCCGCCTTCAATGGCAGTTGCAATTGGGGTTACTACCAATGCATATCTGGCGATTGGAATAACTAAAGTCGTATAAATTGCGATTCTTGCACTAACTTTACCTGTTGGTAGATTCAAAGTTATTTCTGATTCAACCCTGTCTCCATACATTAGATATCCTACTATGGCCATTGACATGTAGGTGAGTGTTGCAAGAACAAAACTGAATAGTAAGACCTGCAAATCCATGAATGAAACAGCAAAGAAGTAGTTAGTTTTAGAAGCCGGTTTTGAAAAATGAACACACTAAGACCTTCCAATCAAAGTTGATTATTTGTTATGATGGAGATCAATCCATGGagtatttattaagaaaattgcAGATAGTCTCTGGCCAACAAGAGAGAAAGTAATGTGAATAATGTTGTAATTTTCTACCTTACTGAACTGGTAGCGGTCTCGCATTGATACATATATTGGAGGGATGACCGGATGTCCACCAAAGGAAACAATATACAAGCTAACTGTAATAGGTAGGCGGTCCACATTTAACAGTATCGATCCCTTCGCATGAAAGCCAACACCATTGAATGCACCGACACAAAAAATGGAGACAAGGATGACAAGGCATGAAAAAAATCCAGTGGCAGAGATATAGGAGAGAATGCTCAAGTCGGTTAAAAATATTGTTGGCAAGATTATTAGGAATGTGATTATAGCAAATGACTGTCTTCCATCTACTGTTAATTCCCCAAGGTTGATCATGAATTCTGGAAATAGCTTACGCAAGTTGTCAACCTCCAGTATCAAAAGCCCGACAGCAACAAGATACATTTCCAAATTCATAATGATCATGACTGTGATTCTTCCTTTTGTACCAAATGCATGCCCTGCAATATCAAGGTAGCTAGTAATAGATGGATGATCAGCGGCTTCCATGCATCGTTTTAGTAAAATTCCAGTGTAAAAGGTCATAATTGCAACTAAGGAAAACAGCATCAAACTCAACCAACCTCCAGTTGAGAGGGCATAAGGGACTGTTAGATAACTAATTCCTGTGAAATGAAAATGTGCAAACAATTATGTGTCcataaaccaaaagaaagaATAGAGATAGCCATTTTTTTTCTGAGTTTACCAAGGAATGCATTTATGCCATTGAAGCAAGCATTAATGAAACTTGATGATCCAGTGGTCCGTGCCAGTGGGATCCTTAGCTCATTGTTTGCCATTGTTTTGTATTCAGTTTAGTATCTGTATCTTCACTTCTTATGAACTCTCCATAAATAACTTCTCTCATGCAAGTAAAAGAGGGAGATAAGgggaaaatataaatgaatacaCAGCACAAGAAGCTGCTATACGGACCATcagaaaagaagaggaaaaaaaaaccagatTGGCTTAACTTCTTACCTTGAAGGAAGGAGCATTAGTAAACATCTTTGTCTAATTTCCTATGAAAATCAACCAGCTGTTGCTGTACCTCTTGAAGATGGGATTACCTGCAAAGCATGTTGAAATCCAAAAGATTTTGAGGACAAATTAAAGTGGGTTTCTCCTAAAACCTATCATTGATAAATGGATTTATACATATTCAACATTATAACTGATATATACCAGCTAGATGTAAGTTTAAAATGCATGGTTCACAAAATCTAATCAACTCCACTGTTAGAATTGAGTGAATATCCTCACACAGTGAATCCACAAGAGTTAATCATCAAGGCATACTTACCTAGTAAGATAAAAGGGCAGTCTCAACATGCTTACAATAAGCTATAAACCCGAGTAGCAtcagcagaagaagaagaagatgtgcACTCGACCGAAGATTTTGTGGCGCTTTGAGAAGGACAACGCAGAGGTCATGCGTAAAATACTGAAAAAGTTGTTTTTCCCTTGCAAGTCCATTATGAGAGATGTTCCCATTGTTCAGAAATCATGGTATATGGTTTGTTACAGAAACCTCTGAAATTTTGGActcaaattaaagaagaaattgtAAAAAGAGAAGGCAGAtccatgtatatataaaaacattGAATTGATGTTTGAGTATCGTACTCAAGGACTGCTGAATACTAAATGCTTCTTATCATTTTCTCCTACTCTGGTACATGGAAATAAATTTGGGTAGGAGGACCACTgacattttttatcattggaGTTATTCTGTCATAATTTCATTCTGACAACTTATGAGGTTAGTAATTCAAAACATGTTAAGTACTAGTTTGATATGCATTATTGAATTATTTCCCaatatttattcttttgagACAAGTTATCATAGTTTGGTTCCTAGCTAAGACCTCTTTGTCTGGCtataattaacttatttgtTGATGTCATTAGTTTCATACACTATTTTGTTATGAGACTTCTCTATAATTATCACttcattaaactaaaaatacCAAGAGGTTGGTCAATTAATTTCCAGCATGCAtataaaggaaaggaaaaggaaatgatggaaaaaaaaccgaaaaaatgaaaatagaagaaGTGATTTAGGAGGAATTATTGCCTTCTTGTTTTAGACTAGCTACCATTGCATACATAAGATACCTCATCACAATTTGTGCAATGCTTGAAATGAGATAAAGCAGAAAATAGAATGTAAACAAATACAGTTGACAGTCCAGCTTCATTTGTCCATAGCTTGCCTCTAACCCCTAACATTTATATATGCTTGCAAAGtttttggttgaaaattttcacatattCATTGAATCATTGTACATGTTTTATACAATCAATTGTAcaacaaaataaattgaaatgaaCCAAAGTCAATTCTCCAAAAAGGAGATTCAACAAAAGATTGTTGATGAGATTCTTCTTTCCTAGTATGCCCTCATGAGATGGCGGATCCATTAGATAAATCAATCTTGAGCCataaagatgaaaaatgttGCTTAGATAACGACTTTGTAAAGACATCAACTGGTTGATTGTGTGAGAAAACGTAGGAAACAGTTAGCATGTCATGACAACAATTTTGTCCCTAACAAAATGATAGTTAAAGGAAACATGTTTCATTTGGAAATAGAAGATTGAGAATCAATCCATGTTAATTTGGCAACAATGGAAGCAATGGCCCAATACTCAGTTTCCATGGAAGACCGAGCCACTGTTCTTTGCTTTTTAGAACACCTAGAAATTGTAGCACCAAGACAACTAACACAAGCCGATATTGGTGTAAAGTCATCCCGATTTCCTACCCAAGCAACATTGGAGTAGACAATAATTGTGAGAGGATGATAACAGCAGAGTGTAAGATCATAATGAATGTGTGCTAGAGATATCGAAGAAGTCTTTTGGCAATTGTTTAATGGGAATGTGTGGGAGAATGCATGTATTGAGCGTGCTTATTGACAAAATAAGTCACATCCAAACACATCAATGATAAATATTCCATGGCACTTACAATGCTTTAATACAAAGTAGCATCAACAAAAGGCTTACTTTTGTGATAACTTTTGTGATGATGGAACAACCTCACTGCCTAAGAAGAAGTGATCGCTAAGGTCATTGTTAGAGAATTTAAAGGCAAGAGCCTGAATGAATTCTCAAATAACAGTATCAGAGTTTCCCATGACAATAAAGTCATTTACATGCACAAGAAAGTATATTGTAATGCCACTGAAATTATGTAGAAATTTACAATTGGTGAAGCCAAAGGAAATGACGAAATCTTTGAACTCATTGTACCATGCCTGTGGGGCTTAGTTGAGGCCATAAAGGGTTTTATGTAGTGTGGCATATATTAGTGGGCCTGGTGTCATCAATGAAGTTTGTGTGGTTGTGACAAGTAGGTGAATGAATACGACCATTCAAAAATGCATTGCTAACATCTATTGATGAATTTGTAACCACCGACTGAGAGCAACAGTTAGAAGTTGGTGAATGGTTGTAGGTTTAACCACCAGGTTGAATGTGTCAGGTTGTTTATGCCTAGCCTTTTGGTGGAAGCTCTTAGCAACTAGTTTGTGCCTATAGACCCACTTGCATCCCTGTGATGTTTTGTCAAAGACTATGAGGAACCAATTCTCATGTACGATATGTAATGATGGCATTAATTTCATTAGTTATGGCTTCTCTCCACTTAAAGTTTGACTAGTACAGGGAGATTCAAAGATTGTGTAGGCAACGGGTGTTTAGTAGCATGATACAAGTGCTTGggttaaaattttggttttataaaCGAGTGTTCATTTGGTGGGCATGGATAGGTTAAAgatagggatggcaacggggcgggttttttcgggtacccgtccctaatgggacggggtttaaatttaataatcaggtttgggacgggtatgagatttttttttttaacccgaGGCAGGTTTGGGTATTGTCTCATCCCGCCCCACtccgtttacatataaaattaattttaaaaataaatttaatttaaattttaaaagtaatttaatttaaaattttattttactatttttaatatatagataataataaaaaattaataaaatataataattttattatttataaaatatatttattttaatgtaattaaaaattttaaaagtaaattttaaaattaaattaaattaaaaaaaaaaactaaacgaGGTGGGGCGGGACGaggatgagaattgtttttaataaacggggcggggttgggatgggggcgacccgtcccgaatCCGCCCCGTTGTCATTCCTAGTTAAAGAGAATGATGCATAGAGAGACTAGAGGGATAGGATCATACCTTTGAGGCATGTTGTTAATAAAAGGTGAGAGCAACGTGCAGTGAGTGGAGTTTTCCGAGTTAAGATCAATGACCGACAATATCATATGAGGATAGCTTCCTAAGGTAAAAGGTTGTGAGGATGAGTTAGTAAAAGAGGAAGAGAATGAAGAATTATTTTGGAGAGTTCATCAACAATGACACAAtccataagaaatatatgacCAATTTACGATATCTTTCGTAAgtcaaaatcattattaattttaacataAGTTTAGTATTTTCTCAAAGTTGAGGGATAACACAATGATGCGgcttggtgaagtcataacAATTTAATAGTTTTATGTCATAATTCATCATAGGTTATGTCTaatgtgtaactatacacactagtgcactcttCATAAGAAACTAATCCTAATGGTCAAGACTAGTTATCATTTCAATTAAGAAATAGTACACTATACTTTCTAATGGATTACCTAAGCCCACAAATTgactatgaacaagtcatccaCT
This window contains:
- the LOC117908547 gene encoding amino acid transporter AVT1I-like isoform X2; protein product: MANNELRIPLARTTGSSSFINACFNGINAFLGISYLTVPYALSTGGHAFGTKGRITVMIIMNLEMYLVAVGLLILEVDNLRKLFPEFMINLGELTVDGRQSFAIITFLIILPTIFLTDLSILSYISATGFFSCLVILVSIFCVGAFNGVGFHAKGSILLNVDRLPITVSLYIVSFGGHPVIPPIYVSMRDRYQFSKVLLFSFVLATLTYMSMAIVGYLMYGDRVESEITLNLPTGKVSARIAIYTTLVIPIARYALVVTPIATAIEGGISENYKNKRAVRLFIRVALLFSTAIVAYYFPYYESLMAIVGSIFVVSASFLLPCLCYLKISDLNWGWNCEQIGIWGIILFGTFAGVLGTYSSISELVR
- the LOC117908547 gene encoding amino acid transporter AVT1I-like isoform X1, with translation MANNELRIPLARTTGSSSFINACFNGINAFLGISYLTVPYALSTGGWLSLMLFSLVAIMTFYTGILLKRCMEAADHPSITSYLDIAGHAFGTKGRITVMIIMNLEMYLVAVGLLILEVDNLRKLFPEFMINLGELTVDGRQSFAIITFLIILPTIFLTDLSILSYISATGFFSCLVILVSIFCVGAFNGVGFHAKGSILLNVDRLPITVSLYIVSFGGHPVIPPIYVSMRDRYQFSKVLLFSFVLATLTYMSMAIVGYLMYGDRVESEITLNLPTGKVSARIAIYTTLVIPIARYALVVTPIATAIEGGISENYKNKRAVRLFIRVALLFSTAIVAYYFPYYESLMAIVGSIFVVSASFLLPCLCYLKISDLNWGWNCEQIGIWGIILFGTFAGVLGTYSSISELVR
- the LOC117908547 gene encoding amino acid transporter AVT1I-like isoform X3, coding for MANNELRIPLARTTGSSSFINACFNGINAFLGHAFGTKGRITVMIIMNLEMYLVAVGLLILEVDNLRKLFPEFMINLGELTVDGRQSFAIITFLIILPTIFLTDLSILSYISATGFFSCLVILVSIFCVGAFNGVGFHAKGSILLNVDRLPITVSLYIVSFGGHPVIPPIYVSMRDRYQFSKVLLFSFVLATLTYMSMAIVGYLMYGDRVESEITLNLPTGKVSARIAIYTTLVIPIARYALVVTPIATAIEGGISENYKNKRAVRLFIRVALLFSTAIVAYYFPYYESLMAIVGSIFVVSASFLLPCLCYLKISDLNWGWNCEQIGIWGIILFGTFAGVLGTYSSISELVR
- the LOC117908547 gene encoding amino acid transporter AVT1I-like isoform X4; translated protein: MIIMNLEMYLVAVGLLILEVDNLRKLFPEFMINLGELTVDGRQSFAIITFLIILPTIFLTDLSILSYISATGFFSCLVILVSIFCVGAFNGVGFHAKGSILLNVDRLPITVSLYIVSFGGHPVIPPIYVSMRDRYQFSKVLLFSFVLATLTYMSMAIVGYLMYGDRVESEITLNLPTGKVSARIAIYTTLVIPIARYALVVTPIATAIEGGISENYKNKRAVRLFIRVALLFSTAIVAYYFPYYESLMAIVGSIFVVSASFLLPCLCYLKISDLNWGWNCEQIGIWGIILFGTFAGVLGTYSSISELVR